AAGATGGCAAACCGGGTATTATTCAACTTCGTGAGGGCGATTTGTGTATCGTGACTAATGGCTGTATGACTGATAATGCGACACTAGGTGATTTGAACACACCTGCTAAGATGGTGCCAGAGAATCCGATGTCAGGCAATCTGTGGGCGAAGATCGCAGCTAAGAAAGAGGGACTCGGTAATCCGGCTCCATTCTTCGGCAATGCAGAGGAAACGAACTGGGAATCCTTCACGGTTACTTGCAAAGGTGACAAGCTGCTTAAGATGATCGAGAAATATTCCCGCAACAAACCGGGCAGTGGTGCTTTAATGACATTCAAAGATTCTAATTGGTTGATGTCGATTGTAGTTGCCGCACAGCCTCACTTTAAAAATCAACCGGCAGACACGACAATATTCTGGGGATACGGCTTGTACACGGATAAAGAAGGCGATTATGTCAAGAAGCCAATGCGAGATTGCACAGGCAAAGAGATGCTGGTTGAACTGCTGCACCATCTGCATATGGAAGAAGATATGGATGAAATCATGGATAGCGTCGTGAACGTTATTCCATGTATGATGCCATACATTGATTCTCAGTTCCAGCCGCGTGCAATGAGCGATCGTCCAAAAGTGGTACCAGATGGCTCTACGAACCTGGCAATGATTAGTCAGTTCGTTGAAATTCCAGAGGACATGGTGTTCACGGAAGAATATTCGATTCGTGCAGCCAGAATTGCTGTTTATACATTGCTGGAATTGAATAAAAAGGTGTGCCCGGTAACACCTCATAAGTATGATGTTCGCACCTTGTTGAAAGCATTGAATACCTCATACAGATAAGGGAGGAAGCAATCGATGAACGGAACATATAACATCACAATGCAAACCCCCATGGGCATGGAAGAAGGAACCATTACTTTTACGCAGGATGGTGACGAACTTAGCGGATCATTAAACATCTTAAGAGGCAGTAACGTTTTTTCGGGTGGGAACATCGAGGGGAATGAGTTCATATTCTCAGGGGAGATTAAGAAGTTAATTACCAAGATTCCTTATACGGCAAAAGGCACTATTGACGGAGATAATTTGACGGCTGTAGCTGATACGAAATACGGCAAGCTTACGATCAAGGGGAATCGGGCCTTGTAAGAACTATAATTCATTCTTGATCCATAACCTAAGGGCATTCGCTGAGAATAGCGATTGCCCTTTTCTTGTGTTGATGAAGCATAATAGAAATACGACATAATATGTAGTTTTCTTAATCGTGGCGAGTGTCAACAATATAATCCGATTACTGAATAGTGCCCAACAAGCCGGTTCGGGCGAGGAAGAGTTTGGTATGAAGAGGTATTTTCTTTTTTTATTTTGAACAAAGATGGAACTTATATGGTGAAATGTGTAAGAATGTAGTTAGTTCGTTAAATAGCATAAATTGCATTTTAACCGAAGTTCGTAAAAAAGAGGTTATGCCTGCAAGGCTAAGTCTGACGACCCGGCGCTATGCGCTTTAAAACAAGATGTTAAAGAACAATTGTTAAGCATATTATTCGATGGACATTCCTTTAGATAACTATGCATTCATGCATCTGACCCTGGATCAGGAGGTGGACAACCCTGCGAACCTAACTGCGCAAGCGCAGCTGGCCCTTTGGGTCTTAAGGCTCTCGGGTTCGTGAATGCGGGAACGTTATAGGAAATCTCCTAAAAGAATAATAATCAACATCACAAACCAAATGAGGATGATCATGAATAGATTAGGAAAATCATTTATAGATAATGAAGGTTTATTGCTTCGTGAATTTGGTTTTAAGCCTGACAAGGGAACTGTAGAGTTGGATTCAGCAAAGTTTATGACGTTTTATCATTATACTCATGAGGATAAGCTGGATCAGATTTTTTCACCGCATAGTGGATTATTGGCAAGAAGACCTGTAACCTGCCCTAATGTACCAGAAAGATTTAAGGATTGTTTTTTAACAGAGGGGTTTCTTGAACGATTACCTAATTGGGTTACTAATTGTCCCTACTTTAATGATTTGGGATATGAACTGATGAGAAAGTATATTGGAAATACCTTGTTGGAAATAAAACTTCCAGTTGGTGATTTTAATATATATATTGCTGATTATGCTCATGTTTTGGAATGTAAAAGTGCTGATATTAGAGGTAAGACAGAATTAAATCTTGAGTATGATTGTAGTAGTGGTATTGAAGTGACGCAGGCTTATGTTAATTCTTATATTCCTGAGAAAGAATATAACGGTGGGCATGTAGCACCAACTGTTCAAGTATTACGTAAGGGGGAAGGAATCGTAGTACCAAGCAAATATATTTCTGTGTCTAAGGTTCAACCATTAAAATAATAGAATAAGATTTAAGTGTTTTCAAAGAAGAGGTGACCTCCTATAACATCCTATTCACGAATCGGATCCGCATTCGCCGCCCCTTTGGGGCTTAAGGTTCTCGAGTTCGTGACTACGAGGGACTTTATAGGAATCAGTGCAATATATTATGGGGCAGAGAGGGAATATTATGAATGTAACTGATAAAGAACTAATAATAAGAAAGATGAGATCCAGTTCGGAGGATTTTGACCTATTAGAGAAGTGGCTAAATGACGAAGAAGTACAAGATTATTACGAAGGAAAGGGCACGAAATATACACGAGAACAAATCATACATAAATTTGAATCTAGGGCTTCGGGAAAAGATTATGTCATTCCTTGCATCATTGAATATCTTGATCATCCAATTGGCTATATACAGTATTATTTGTTAACAAATCAGGAACTAGAAGAATACGGTGCTAATAATAAGGATGTATATGGGATTGATTTATTTATTGGAGAAACAAAGCATTGGAATAAAGGATTGGGAACCAAAACATTAGAATTAGTGATTAAATATTTATTTGAAGAACTACAGTCAACCGCTATTTTTATTGATCCACAAACATGGAATCATCGAGCAATTCGGTGTTACGAAAAGTGTGGATTTCGCAAAGTCAAAGTATTAGAAAGACATGAGTTACATGAGGGAGTATATAAAGATAATCAAATCATGATGATATCATCTGAGGAATATTATAGACAATCAATTAGATAATTTCGAATGCTTATTCTATGAATGCGTTTACTTCTTATAACAGGCATTCACGAAGCGTCGCTAACGCTCCTTGATTCGCCCCGAAGGGGGAGTGGCAGGAAGATGTTGTTTTAGGCGAATAACCCTGCAAGGCTAAGTCTTCGACCCAGCGCTGAAGCGCCTTAAGCCTCTCGGGTTCGTGAATACAAGATCGTTATATGAAATTAATGCTGTATATTAAAAAATATGAGAAGAGGCTTACGATGCAGATTACTAAAGTTGAACAAAGTGGCAAGGATATTCTTAAACAATTAATGACTTTATTTCTTCACGATCTATCAGAATTCAATAGCGATTTAGAAATTAATCAAAGTAATGGTTTATTTGAATTTGATGTCTTAGAATGGTTCTTTGAGAAGGAAGGTTTAACACCATACTTCATTAAAGCTGAGGACAAAGTCATTGGTTTTATTCTACTCCAAAGTGGCCCATTTTCGAATCAAGAATATGCTGATTATGTATTGAATTCATTTTTCATTCTTAAGAAGTACCGTAGGAAGGGATTGGGAAGAGAAGCTTGCAAAGAATTTTTCAATCAATATCCAGGAAGGTATGCTATAAGTCAAATATTAACGAATACACCGGCAATTCATTTTTGGAAGAGCATATACAAATCATTCAATATTGAATTTTATGAAAAAGAAGAGTTAGAAGATGGACATGAGGTAATATATCAATATTTTAAGGTCTAAAAAGAATCCTACTAGTAATCCGGAGAAGGCATTAACTTCACCTTAACACTGTAATCACGCTGCCGGCCTGACGGTCCTGATTCGCCCGAAGAGTTTGACAGGGAAGTGGGGCAGGCGAATACCCCTGCGAACCTAACCGCGTCGCGGCCGGATCCTCCGGGGCCTTAAGGTTCTCGGGTTCGTGAATACACGAGAAGTTATAGGAAATATCTGCAATAAATAGAATGACAAGCTTTTATGGGGGGGAGAAAGGAAGTGTAAAGTTGAGAGGATTTATTGGTTTGATCTCAATTATATTTAGCTATTTAATTTGTAGTTTGAGTCTCAAGTCAAATATATTTGAAGAGTTTGATTGGTTTACTTTTGTTGTATATTTTTCACTATTTATCGTTACTATAATCAACGCATATCTTGTGAATAAATTTGATCTAATAACTTTATATGTATGGATATTATTATCAATAATACCTGGAATAGCTTTTATATTATATTCTCGTTTTCACGAAGGTACAGGCGGATGGGTAAGTTTTCCATGGGATTGGGGCTTATGGGAACTTTTTATACCAATAATATTTGGTTTTTTTCAAATAATATTTTTATTAGCATGTATAAGCAGTCGAAGGAAAATAAGTAAATAGATTAAACTTAAATATTTTTATTGCATATCAAGATGGCATATACAGCATCTAACAATATATTCTCGCTGTGGTCGCAATTGTCTCCTTTGATTCGCTCGAGGCACTTCGGGAAGCTAAATCAGGCGGATAACTCTGGAAGGCTAAGTCCGTCGGACCCCGGGCGTTGATGATCCCTTGAGCCCTCTCGGATTCGTAGATACACGAACGGCTATATGAAATCCCCGTAAAAATCACTTGAAGCTGGCTACTGGAGTTTGCCTGGTGAAAAAGTTGAATATATGGAAACAGTAGAAAATGCTGTAATCCATGATAATATTACGATTAACGGAGTACGCTCTTGACAGTTGAAATGATAAAAGGAATTTTATTTTTTTGAAAGTCCAATGCGAAAAGTTCTATTTTCACGGGAGATCTGTCTCAATATTCGTAATATCAAATGATAAATGTTTAGAGATAAACGGCTACTGTCAAAGTGATATGAATAAAAGTCTTCGGAGACCGGAGATCTGCAGGTGTCACAAATGTGATCTGCGGGTCTTTTTTTGTAGGAATGAGTTGCTTTAGGAGCGGGTATGTTGTTTTACCTGATTTGCTTACTCACATGCTTATGTCAATCAAAGCAGCAGTGCGCTGT
Above is a window of Paenibacillus uliginis N3/975 DNA encoding:
- a CDS encoding GNAT family N-acetyltransferase, which gives rise to MNVTDKELIIRKMRSSSEDFDLLEKWLNDEEVQDYYEGKGTKYTREQIIHKFESRASGKDYVIPCIIEYLDHPIGYIQYYLLTNQELEEYGANNKDVYGIDLFIGETKHWNKGLGTKTLELVIKYLFEELQSTAIFIDPQTWNHRAIRCYEKCGFRKVKVLERHELHEGVYKDNQIMMISSEEYYRQSIR
- a CDS encoding GNAT family N-acetyltransferase — translated: MQITKVEQSGKDILKQLMTLFLHDLSEFNSDLEINQSNGLFEFDVLEWFFEKEGLTPYFIKAEDKVIGFILLQSGPFSNQEYADYVLNSFFILKKYRRKGLGREACKEFFNQYPGRYAISQILTNTPAIHFWKSIYKSFNIEFYEKEELEDGHEVIYQYFKV
- a CDS encoding oleate hydratase, which produces MEVTSMKKEYGNRQVYFVGGGLASLAGASYLVRDCDFPGENIHILEGMHILGGSNDGAGDTTNGFVCRGGRMLNEETYENTWELLSSIPSIEQEGVSVCDEILAFDHAHPTHANARLINKDGEVLDVMSMGFNTADRLALGRLMITPEEKLDNLRICDWFAETPHFFETNFWYMWQTTFAFQKWSSLFEFRRYMNRMVFEFSRIQTLEGVTRTPYNQYDSIILPIKKYLDGFGVDFSLKYTVTDLDFEEGDGITVTAIHYEQDGKPGIIQLREGDLCIVTNGCMTDNATLGDLNTPAKMVPENPMSGNLWAKIAAKKEGLGNPAPFFGNAEETNWESFTVTCKGDKLLKMIEKYSRNKPGSGALMTFKDSNWLMSIVVAAQPHFKNQPADTTIFWGYGLYTDKEGDYVKKPMRDCTGKEMLVELLHHLHMEEDMDEIMDSVVNVIPCMMPYIDSQFQPRAMSDRPKVVPDGSTNLAMISQFVEIPEDMVFTEEYSIRAARIAVYTLLELNKKVCPVTPHKYDVRTLLKALNTSYR